Proteins from a single region of Apium graveolens cultivar Ventura chromosome 7, ASM990537v1, whole genome shotgun sequence:
- the LOC141674227 gene encoding uncharacterized protein LOC141674227 has protein sequence MNVDKTHDDFYDAREMLGDFAEANNNFENMHEEPNATAKSFYKMLDSATEPLYPNCTSFTTLSFMSKLLNFKHRHGCSNKGFDELLELIGSVFPEDHKLPMRYYDVKKLVSGLSMGYKKIDACVNDCMLFYKENSEKTHCDICDEGRYKAQKDSMKTLIPKKILRYFPLTLRLQRLFMSEKTAKCMTWHHDRAAVEGQLSHPVDGDEWKQFNHRFPRFAKETRNVRIGLASDGFDPFRDAHARDYTVWPVIIVVYNLPPSMCTKAPYIFMPLLIPGPNDPTKDFHVYLRPLIDELKMLWCTGVETYDRVSRSNFTMKVVLMWTINDFPALGMISGWSTKGKLACPVCMGLVKAKQLKHGGKPTFYGTTHYFLEEDDPLRRSTKFGRCERHSVTTQHSGSRAKILCEQIQFPLPGKTTRQKPRDYGMTHNWTHYSPFFELPYYKTLSLRHNIDVMHTEKNVFDNIFYTMLGDKKKTKDNSSARNDCKELGVHRELWIRDDGPTPDAPYVLGREQINKLFHWIKSLNLPDGYVSNISRCVNMEKDVFAG, from the coding sequence ATGAATGTTGATAAGACGCATGATGATTTTTATGATGCACGTGAAATGCTTGGAGATTTTGCCGAGGCAAATAATAATTTTGAGAATATGCATGAAGAACCGAATGCAACAGCAAAAAGTTTTTACAAGATGCTTGACAGTGCTACTGAACCTCTTTATCCAAATTGTACAAGTTTCACAACATTATCATTTATGAGTAAGCTACTTAATTTCAAACATAGACATGGTTGTAGTAATAAAGGATTCGATGAGCTACTTGAACTTATTGGATCAGTGTTTCCTGAAGATCACAAGTTGCCCATGAGATACTATGATGTGAAGAAGTTAGTAAGTGGGTTGAGTATGGGATACAAAAAAATTGATGCTTGTGTGAATGATTGCATGTTATTTTACAAAGAAAATAGTGAGAAAACACATTGTGATATATGTGACGAAGGTCGATACAAGGCGCAGAAGGATTCTATGAAAACGTTGATTCCGAAGAAGATTTTGAGATACTTCCCTCTTACATTGAGACTACAACGATTATTCATGTCCGAGAAGACTGCCAAATGTATGACATGGCATCATGATAGAGCTGCAGTTGAGGGTCAATTAAGTCATCCagttgatggagatgaatggaaaCAATTCAATCACAGATTTCCTCGATTTGCAAAAGAAACACGAAATGTCCGAATAGGCCTTGCTAGTGATGGATTTGATCCTTTTCGAGATGCACATGCAAGGGACTATACGGTGTGGCCTGTGATTATTGTTGTTTACAATCTTCCACCATCCATGTGTACAAAAGCTCCATACATATTTATGCCTCTTCTCATTCCTGGGCCGAATGATCCCACAAAAGACTTTCATGTTTATCTTCGACCACTAATTGATGAATTGAAGATGTTGTGGTGTACCGGGGTGGAAACATATGATAGGGTGTCACGTTCAAATTTCACAATGAAAGTAGTATTGATGTGGACAATTAATGACTTTCCAGCACTTGGTATGATTAGTGGATGGTCAACTAAGGGAAAACTGGCATGTCCGGTATGTATGGGGCTGGTTAAGGCAAAACAGCTCAAGCATGGTGGTAAACCTACATTCTATGGTACAACTCATTATTTTTTGGAAGAAGATGATCCATTAAGAAGAAGCACAAAGTTTGGACGATGTGAGAGACATTCAGTCACAACTCAACATTCAGGATCAAGGGCAAAGATACTTTGTGAGCAAATACAGTTTCCTCTTCCGGGAAAAACTACTAGGCAAAAGCCGAGGGATTATGGCATGACACATAATTGGACACACTATTCTCCATTTTTTGAGCTACCGTATTATAAGACACTGAGCCTTCGTCATAATATTGATGTCATGCATACTGAAAAAAATGTATTTGATAACATATTCTACACAATGCTTGGTGATAAGAAAAAAACCAAAGACAACTCAAGCGCAAGAAATGATTGTAAGGAGTTAGGTGTACACCGTGAGTTGTGGATTCGAGATGATGGCCCAACACCAGATGCACCATATGTGCTTGGGAGAGAGCAAATCAATAAGCTATTCCATTGGATTAAAAGTTTGAATCTTCCGGATGGGTATGTATCGAATATATCTAGGTGTGTAAATATGGAAAAAGATGTATTCGCGGGATGA